A stretch of the Agromyces larvae genome encodes the following:
- a CDS encoding DUF4032 domain-containing protein produces MSGSLSITSAMADPALLDLPWHLPLEAWPSETIAALPKGISRHLVRFAHLGGHVVAIKETTAELARGEYEMLRTLQRLEVPCVEPVAVITNRTDDEGEALKPVLVTRHLRFSLPYRALFSQTLRPDTATRLVDALAVLLVRLHIVGFFWGDVSLSNTLFRRDAGAFAAYLVDAETGKLYEGLSNGQRENDLEIARVNIAGELLDLEAGGRVADELDPVRISNGIVDAYRNLWTELTGSESFASTERWRINERVQRLNDLGFDIEELAIKTDDSGTTVRIQPKVVDAGHHQRRLLRLTGLDAGENQARRLLNDLDSYRAAYGKTELDEEMVAHEWLMRVFEPVVRAIPGDLRRKLEPAEVFHQLLEHRWFLAQQAGHDIPLAEAVASYVNTVLRHRRDEATVIGPPTEAITAVVPVVPLDTAAIPVVDADDEDDWRLKV; encoded by the coding sequence ATGAGCGGTTCACTCTCGATCACCTCGGCGATGGCCGACCCCGCCCTGCTCGACCTGCCGTGGCACCTGCCGCTCGAGGCGTGGCCGAGCGAGACGATCGCCGCCTTGCCGAAGGGCATCTCGCGCCACCTGGTGCGGTTCGCGCACCTCGGCGGGCACGTCGTGGCGATCAAGGAGACCACGGCCGAGCTGGCCCGCGGCGAGTACGAGATGCTGCGCACCCTGCAGCGGCTCGAGGTGCCGTGCGTCGAACCCGTCGCCGTCATCACGAACCGCACCGACGACGAGGGCGAGGCGCTGAAGCCGGTGCTCGTCACCCGCCACCTGCGCTTCTCGCTCCCGTACCGGGCGCTGTTCTCGCAGACGCTGCGCCCCGACACCGCCACCCGCCTCGTGGACGCGCTCGCGGTGCTGCTCGTGCGCCTGCACATCGTCGGGTTCTTCTGGGGCGACGTGTCGCTGTCGAACACGCTGTTCCGCCGCGACGCGGGCGCGTTCGCCGCGTATCTGGTCGACGCCGAGACGGGCAAGCTCTACGAAGGCCTGTCCAACGGCCAGCGCGAGAACGACCTCGAGATCGCCCGGGTGAACATCGCGGGCGAGCTGCTCGACCTCGAGGCGGGAGGCCGGGTGGCCGACGAGCTCGACCCGGTGCGCATCTCGAACGGCATCGTCGACGCGTACCGCAACCTGTGGACCGAGCTCACGGGCTCCGAATCCTTCGCGAGCACCGAGCGCTGGCGCATCAACGAGCGGGTGCAGCGGCTGAACGACCTCGGCTTCGACATCGAAGAGCTCGCGATCAAGACGGATGACTCGGGCACGACCGTGCGCATCCAGCCGAAGGTCGTCGACGCCGGGCACCACCAGCGTCGACTGCTGCGGCTCACCGGGCTGGACGCCGGCGAGAATCAGGCGAGGCGCCTGCTGAACGACCTCGACTCGTACCGTGCCGCCTACGGCAAGACCGAGCTGGACGAGGAGATGGTCGCGCACGAGTGGCTCATGCGCGTCTTCGAACCGGTCGTCCGCGCGATCCCGGGGGATCTGCGGCGCAAGCTCGAGCCCGCCGAGGTGTTCCACCAGCTGCTCGAGCACCGCTGGTTCCTGGCGCAGCAGGCGGGGCACGACATCCCGCTGGCCGAGGCCGTGGCCTCCTACGTGAACACCGTGCTGCGGCATCGGCGCGACGAGGCCACCGTGATCGGCCCGCCCACCGAGGCGATCACCGCCGTGGTGCCGGTCGTGCCGCTCGATACCGCGGCCATCCCCGTCGTCGATGCCGACGACGAGGACGACTGGCGGCTGAAGGTCTAG
- the rlmB gene encoding 23S rRNA (guanosine(2251)-2'-O)-methyltransferase RlmB, whose product MKGSSGKPRSGAVRKGGHSKQVGTGGHGRKALEGKGPTPKAEDRAWHKAGKAKAARERYAAAGGKGVPGQRGKSSAGAPRGATGASRRAKTGDESEIVTGRNSVVEALRTRIPATTLYLASRIEMDDRVKEASKIATNRGIPILEVTRPELDRLAGEGSVHQGIALKVPPYEYAHPIELLDEVLAGDETPLFIALDGITDARNLGAIIRSTAAFGGHGVIVPQRRSVGVNAGAWKTSAGAAARIPVAMAPNLTQTLKAMQQRGLFVLGLDGGGDVSLPGLDFADRPIVIVVGSEGKGLSRLVTETCDAVVSIPISSATESLNAGIAASVTLYEIARLRAAQA is encoded by the coding sequence ATGAAGGGCAGCAGCGGCAAGCCGCGCAGCGGCGCCGTCCGCAAGGGCGGTCACAGCAAGCAGGTCGGCACCGGAGGCCACGGGCGCAAGGCGCTCGAGGGCAAGGGACCGACCCCGAAGGCCGAGGATCGCGCCTGGCACAAGGCGGGCAAGGCGAAGGCCGCGCGCGAGCGCTACGCCGCCGCTGGCGGCAAGGGCGTGCCCGGCCAGCGCGGCAAATCGTCCGCCGGCGCGCCGCGCGGGGCGACCGGCGCGTCGCGCCGCGCGAAGACGGGCGACGAGTCCGAGATCGTGACGGGCCGCAACTCGGTCGTCGAGGCGCTGCGCACCCGCATCCCCGCCACCACGCTCTACCTGGCATCCCGCATCGAGATGGACGACCGGGTGAAGGAGGCGTCGAAGATCGCCACCAACCGGGGCATCCCGATCCTCGAGGTCACCCGGCCCGAGCTCGACCGGCTCGCCGGTGAGGGGTCCGTGCACCAGGGCATCGCGCTGAAGGTGCCGCCGTACGAGTACGCGCACCCGATCGAGCTGCTCGACGAGGTGCTCGCGGGCGACGAGACCCCGCTGTTCATCGCGCTCGACGGCATCACCGACGCCCGCAACCTCGGGGCGATCATCCGCTCGACCGCCGCGTTCGGCGGGCACGGCGTCATCGTGCCGCAGCGCCGCTCGGTCGGTGTGAACGCCGGCGCCTGGAAGACCTCGGCGGGCGCGGCGGCCCGCATCCCGGTCGCGATGGCGCCGAACCTCACCCAGACGCTGAAGGCGATGCAGCAGCGCGGCCTGTTCGTGCTCGGGCTCGACGGCGGCGGCGACGTGTCGCTGCCCGGCCTCGACTTCGCCGACCGGCCGATCGTGATCGTCGTCGGCAGCGAGGGCAAGGGGCTGTCGCGGCTCGTCACCGAGACCTGCGACGCCGTCGTGTCGATCCCGATCTCGTCGGCGACCGAGTCGCTGAACGCCGGCATCGCCGCGTCGGTCACGCTCTACGAGATCGCGAGGCTGCGCGCCGCGCAGGCCTGA